Proteins co-encoded in one Aspergillus flavus chromosome 2, complete sequence genomic window:
- a CDS encoding ATPase get3, with product MSTAVVQADDLMEPSLQSIVSQDTLRWIFVGGKGGVGKTTTSCSLAIQLAKARKSVLLISTDPAHNLSDAFGQKFGKEARLVDGYTNLSAMEIDPNGSIQDLLASGEGQGDDPMAGLGVGNMMQDLAFSIPGVDEAMSFAEVLKQVKSLSYEVIVFDTAPTGHTLRFLQFPTVLEKALAKLSQLSSQFGPMLNSILGSRGGLPGGQNIDELLQKMESLRETISEVNTQFKNPDMTTFVCVCIAEFLSLYETERMIQELTSYNIDTHAIVVNQLLFPKQGSECEQCNARRKMQKKYLEQIEELYEDFNVVRMPLLVEEVRGKEKLEKFSDMLIHPYVPPQ from the exons ATGTCTACAGCCGTCGTACAGGCCGACGATCTTATGGAGCCTTCGCTCCAGTCGATTGTCAGCCAGGATACCCTCCGCTGGATCTTCGTTGGTGGTAAAGGAGGTGTTGGTAAAACAACTACCTCCTGTTCTCTTGCGATTCAGCTGGCCAAAGCTCGCAAATCGGTTCTACTCATCTCGACCGATCCCGCACACAACCTCAGTGACGCCTTTGGGCAAAAGTTTGGAAAGGAAGCCCGATTGGTTGATGGGTACACCAACCTTAGTGCTATGGAGATTGACCCCAATGGCAGCATCCAGGACCTGCTGGCCAGCGGCGAGGGGCAGGGCGACGACCCTATGGCTGGATTGGGCGTTGGGAACATGATGCAAGATCTAGCATTCAGC ATCCCCGGTGTTGATGAAGCCATGTCCTTTGCGGAAGTTTTGAAGCAAGTCAAATCCTTGTCGTATGAAGTTATTGTTTTCGACACCGCCCCTACCGGCCACACCTTGCGTTTCCTTCAATTTCCCACCGTGCTCGAAAAGGCTCTTGCAAAGCTTTCGCAGTTGTCGTCTCAATTCGGCCCGATGTTGAACTCCATTCTTGGCTCCCGCGGTGGTCTTCCGGGTGGTCAGAACATTGACGAGCTTttgcagaagatggagtCTCTCAGAGAGACCATCAGCGAAGTCAACACTCAATTTAAGAACCCGGACATGACCACCTTTGTGTGTGTCTGTATTGCTGAGTTCTTGTCTCTGTACGAGACGGAACGTATGATCCAAGAGCTGACAAGCTACAACATTGACACACACGCCATTGTCGTCAATCAGCTTTTGTTCCCCAAGCAGGGTAGTGAGTGTGAACAATGTAATGCACGCAGGAAGATGCAGAAGAAGTACCTTGAGCAGATTGAAGAACTCTATGAAGATTTCAATGTTGTCCGGATGCCGCTGCTCGTTGAAGAAGTCagaggaaaggagaaacTTGAAAA ATTCAGCGACATGCTCATTCACCCATATGTTCCCCCGCAGTAA
- a CDS encoding uncharacterized protein (expressed protein) translates to MSREYERQETLRMAGDSPNEVSTRHAEPYINEIVPVRASGPRRRPFDYETRRGR, encoded by the coding sequence ATGTCACGAGAATATGAACGGCAAGAGACCCTTCGGATGGCGGGCGATTCTCCCAACGAAGTATCCACCAGACATGCTGAACCCTATATCAATGAGATCGTGCCCGTTCGAGCTTCGGGTCCGCGCAGACGTCCGTTCGACTATGAAACTCGACGTGGTCGGTAG
- a CDS encoding eukaryotic translation initiation factor 3 subunit E (conserved hypothetical protein) gives MAANVPPSAETLLSGAAAHPPKTAEEIANQYDLLPKLIPFLDRHLVFPLLEFSSGQDDDKEIVRAKYELLKHTNMTDYVANLWQEINNSDTIPDEFVKKREEVLAKLQHYQEESAKITELLQDEDVVGNLRSDKVANLKFLEEQHGVTPEMVNSLFDYGRFQYSCGSYGNAAELLYQFRVLSTDNDKVASATWGKLASEILTTSWEAAMEEVQKAKESIETRLFNNPLGQLQNRSWLIHWSLFPFFNYDPARDVLTDLFFSPAYINTIQTHCPWILRYLAAAVITNRGRAHKSSSLYQKQLKDLIRVVRQEGYEYSDPITDFVKALYIDFDFEEAQKKLGEAEDVLRSDFFLVSAADAFVEAARHLISESYCKIHQRIDIKDLSTRLGLNQDEGEKWIVNLIRDTRVDAKIDYKEGTVIMNHPPQSVYQQVIEKTKGAFFRTQVLRFVETFCINALPNLTRQLTSISIQCGRRKINTRYAIKQEFVFYRSLVGSVHV, from the exons ATGGCAGCCAACGTTCCCCCCTCCGCTGAAACTTTGCTCAGCGGTGCCGCCGCTCACCCCCCCAAGACCGCTGAAGAGATCGCCAACCAATATGATTTGCTACCCAAGTTGATCCCCTTCCTCGACCGCCATCTTGTTTTCCCTCTGCTCGAATTCAGCTCCGGCCAGGATGATGATAAGGAGATTGTGCGGGCGAAATATGAGCTGCTGAAACATACCAACATGACCGACTATGTCGCCAACCTGTGGCAGGAAATCAACAACTCCGATACCATTCCCGATGAGTTTGtcaagaagagggaggaggTTCTCGCTAAGTTGCAACATTACCAGGAGGAGAGCGCCAAGATCACCGAATTGCTtcaggatgaggatgttgttggTAACCTGCGGAGTGACAAGGTTGCCAACTTGAAGTTCCTCGAGGAACAGCACGGCGTTACCCCCGAGATGGTCAACAGCCTTTTCGACTACGGCCGCTTTCAGTACAGCTGTGGTAGCTACGGTAACGCTGCCGAGCTGCTGTATCAGTTCCGTGTTCTTTCCACCGACAACGACAAGGTTGCCTCGGCCACATGGGGTAAGCTTGCCTCAGAGATTTTGACCACCAGCTGGGAGGCTGCCATGGAGGAGgtccagaaggccaaggagtCGATCGAAACCCGCCTATTCAACAACCCCTTGGGTCAGCTACAGAACCGCTCTTGGTTGATCCACTGGtcccttttccccttctttaACTACGACCCCGCCCGCGATGTCCTGACcgaccttttcttctcccctgCCTACATCAACACCATTCAGACCCACTGCCCTTGGATTCTGCGGTACCTTGCTGCCGCTGTTATCACCAACCGCGGCCGTGCACACAAGAGCAGCAGTCTCTACCAGAAGCAGCTGAAGGACCTCATCCGGGTTGTCCGCCAGGAGGGCTACGAATACTCCGACCCCATCACCGACTTTGTCAAGGCTTTATACATCGACTTCGATTTCGAGGAGgcccagaagaagctgggtGAGGCCGAGGATGTGTTGAGGAGCGatttcttcctcgtctcTGCGGCCGATGCTTTCGTCGAGGCTGCCCGTCACCTTATCTCCGAGAGCTACTGCAAGATCCACCAACGGATTGATATCAA GGATCTTTCCACCCGTCTCGGCCTGAACCAGGATGAGGGTGAGAAGTGGATTGTCAACCTCATCCGCGATACCAGAGTCGATGCCAAGATTGATTATAAGGAAGGCACAGTGATCATGAACCACCCCCCTCAGTCGGTGTACCAGCAGGTTATTGAGAAGACCAAGGGCGCCTTCTTCCGGACACAAGTCTTGAGGTTCGTTGAAACTTTTTGCATAAACGCTTTACCCAACTTGACCAGGCAACTAACCTCCATATCAATCCAGTGCGGCCGTCGCAAAATAAACACACGTTATGCTATAAAACAAGAATTCGTCTTTTACCGTTCTCTTGTTGGTTCTGTTCATGTTTAG
- a CDS encoding mitochondrial 54S ribosomal protein mL49: MASLLQSRPVCSTVRKQSTVLPTYLQNASQSVASTSRTCSSFSTLSSSSRLINSQHCLRSLQRFNPRSAAPTQQCRTFLVQLKRQSQTLKENAPSTATPLPSSANLQLTNLPYFIRRTASNQLPVYLVTKAGGTKQQTKIQKTEGDLDALRNDLARYLGLESGEPRSPKSSDITINRLNGHIIVKGWRKPEIQKFLLERNF, encoded by the exons ATGGCGTCTCTCCTGCAGTCCCGTCCCGTCTGCTCGACCGTTCGCAAGCAGTCGACGGTTTTACCTACCTATCTTCAAAATGCTTCGCAGTCCGTTGCTTCTACTTCAAGGACATGTAGCTCATTCTCTAcactatcttcatcctctaGATTGATCAATTCTC AACATTGCCTCCGGTCCCTCCAACGCTTCAATCCCCGCTCCGCAGCTCCTACACAGCAATGCCGGACCTTCCTGGTACAATTAAAACGCCAGTCCCAGACCCTGAAAGAGAACGCCCCTTCGACAGCTACTCCCCTCCCATCATCGGCCAACTTGCAACTCACAAATCTTCCCTATTTCATTCGTCGTACTGCCTCGAACCAACTTCCAGTATACCTGGTCACCAAGGCCGGTGGTACCAAGCAGCAGACCAAGATACAGAAGACCGAAGGTGACCTGGATGCTCTTAGGAACGACCTTGCACGGTATCTGGGTCTTGAGTCCGGCGAGCCTCGCTCCCCCAAGAGCTCAGACATTACAATCAACCGTCTTAATGGACACATCATTGTCAAG GGTTGGCGAAAGCCTGAGATTCAGAAATTCCTTTTGGAGCGTAATTTTTAG
- a CDS encoding DNA-binding proteins Bright/BRCAA1/RBP1, with amino-acid sequence MNAWLADASNLPNHDNGAFHQATIDPSTAFLHASPTPDPNQFQRMFNGVPRNASPGFHNPNQVIPSKRPRPEDGISMSPRQAPGGLAASRSQTPHQVPFPGYQGPTNGATQFAPHPAQYQHLQQGTSPNVSQSPIIQDFDQHGVQRMGTASPSPFSPAGPHVGPHMSPSQPDHPSRVNTPQNSSFIPGQPFPQGMGGQFSPATAMTSAGVQAPMQAHFSGMPQGYQAMAAQQQQQQQRIHALQMQNQGRPINMNPALAGRPVAAGMNAMANPQQMAAIRQMQQTMSKPPNPEGFMRSLQKFMMSRNLPLDPNPIVCGRPINLVQLYATVMKLGGSKKINAANMWPVIAQQLQYPPMQFPMAVQEIREHYQRNLAAYEQAFLSTQQKQYADQMQQSSLPRQPSDPSGMQFQSPSVKPSPSFDASQQLGQPSPSNAPAPNNMSNSVPNGFAPPTPVKAPNKQQQQQQQQQQQQQQQQQQQHRLSVSRQSQPPATPHDSTGQLSGQSPAPSAKGPGSVSGKVSEQFDQTPDQPLKHPIEDPFKPMVLPESKLHGPVAVDEIYQLSEEIARFKPNVPAFSELGVIDIHALTMSIKSGIHAEMRLALDTLATISCEPAIQISLDNCEDLVDSLVECAEDQAEFLAEHAAEVSDVMLLPSYEEVTRGCQSEWTSLADIPEFGSLDYDLDRAVDRLICITTILRNFSFTESNFGVLSTPPVVQFISTIVRYLGTRNMLLRNNQNTLDFMKDTVIYLSNLAHTIQLPSKEEALSLLHFLLSFAPFPGPSQGADGVMFTAYSASVHKYTPAAVDSLAKLLARDEPNRTFFKAIFSGDGSGIQHELLTRAFGLAICPVPDQPRKPLAIADARKVFLMQGLLAADILSGFADGNLAKSWLESVDGFAIHLLRLSCLLSTERVPPTNNNPRQSHAARGQAEAEAAAYSSIINRGLAILRRLAEKSKHADSNSALRFPSGIIPKKESLLGALLMHNVDPGVVRQLITYARLAE; translated from the coding sequence ATGAATGCCTGGCTAGCCGACGCCTCGAACCTCCCTAACCATGATAATGGTGCCTTTCACCAGGCGACTATAGATCCTTCCACCGCATTCCTCCATGCATCTCCTACTCCCGACCCTAACCAATTCCAGCGCATGTTCAATGGCGTGCCGCGAAATGCGTCTCCTGGTTTCCACAATCCTAACCAGGTGATCCCGTCCAAGCGCCCACGTCCCGAAGATGGCATCTCAATGTCCCCCCGGCAAGCACCAGGTGGACTAGCTGCCTCGCGATCGCAGACGCCTCACCAGGTGCCTTTCCCTGGGTACCAAGGACCGACAAATGGCGCTACACAATTCGCCCCGCATCCTGCTCAGTACCAACATCTTCAACAAGGGACTTCGCCAAATGTCAGTCAGTCACCGATTATCCAGGACTTCGACCAACATGGTGTGCAAAGAATGGGAACAGCGTCCCCCAGTCCATTCTCTCCCGCTGGTCCTCATGTTGGGCCCCACATGTCGCCGTCGCAGCCGGATCATCCGAGTAGAGTCAACACCCCGCAAAATAGCTCGTTCATTCCTGGTCAACCATTCCCCCAGGGTATGGGAGGGCAGTTTTCGCCTGCAACCGCGATGACTTCCGCCGGTGTGCAAGCACCGATGCAAGCGCATTTCAGTGGCATGCCACAGGGATACCAGGCGATGGCTGcccaacaacagcagcagcaacagcgaATACACGCTCTTCAAATGCAGAACCAAGGCCGTCCGATAAATATGAACCCCGCTCTGGCAGGGCGTCCCGTCGCGGCTGGTATGAACGCCATGGCCAACCCTCAACAAATGGCGGCCATCAGACAGATGCAGCAGACGATGTCGAAACCTCCCAACCCGGAAGGTTTTATGAGGTCGTTGCAGAAATTTATGATGTCGCGAAACCTACCTCTGGATCCGAATCCCATTGTCTGTGGGCGCCCGATCAATTTGGTGCAATTATACGCTACCGTTATGAAGCTGGGTGGGTCAAAGAAGATCAACGCTGCGAACATGTGGCCGGTAATAGCTCAACAGCTTCAATATCCCCCGATGCAGTTTCCGATGGCCGTACAAGAGATTCGGGAGCACTACCAGCGAAACCTTGCTGCTTATGAGCAAGCTTTCCTTAGCACACAGCAGAAACAGTACGCGGATCAGATGCAGCAAAGTTCGCTACCGCGACAACCTAGTGACCCCTCAGGCATGCAGTTTCAGTCACCATCTGTGAAGCCAAGTCCAAGTTTTGACGCTTCACAGCAACTTGGACAGCCTTCTCCTAGTAATGCACCAGCACCAAACAATATGTCTAACAGCGTGCCTAATGGGTTTGCTCCTCCTACACCAGTGAAGGCGCCAAAtaagcaacagcagcagcagcagcagcagcagcagcaacaacaacaacaacaacaacagcagcataGGCTCAGCGTCTCTCGCCAATCTCAACCGCCTGCAACGCCCCACGACTCTACTGGGCAACTATCCGGCCAGTCTCCCGCACCATCTGCCAAAGGTCCAGGTTCAGTGTCCGGAAAGGTGTCCGAGCAGTTTGATCAGACTCCGGACCAGCCTCTGAAGCATCCGATCGAGGACCCTTTCAAGCCTATGGTCTTGCCAGAAAGTAAACTCCATGGCCCAGTCGCGGTGGATGAAATTTATCAGCTGAGTGAAGAAATCGCGAGATTCAAGCCTAACGTTCCCGCCTTCTCCGAACTTGGTGTAATTGATATACACGCACTCACGATGAGTATCAAGTCAGGGATTCACGCGGAGATGCGTCTGGCTTTAGATACCCTTGCAACGATATCCTGTGAACCGGCAATTCAAATCTCACTGGACAATTGCGAGGATTTGGTTGACAGCTTGGTCGAGTGTGCAGAAGACCAAGCTGAATTCCTTGCTGAGCATGCTGCTGAGGTGTCAGATGTCATGCTTCTTCCATCGTATGAAGAGGTTACTCGGGGTTGTCAGTCAGAGTGGACATCCTTGGCCGATATTCCCGAATTTGGAAGTCTTGATTATGATCTAGATCGAGCTGTTGATAGACTCATCTGTATCACAACGATATTGCGCAACTTTTCATTTACCGAGTCGAACTTTGGGGTACTTTCAACGCCACCGGTCGTGCAATTCATCTCCACTATCGTCCGCTATTTGGGAACTCGGAACATGCTTTTACGAAATAATCAGAATACCCTGGATTTCATGAAGGACACAGTCATATATCTGAGTAACCTGGCCCACACCATTCAATTGCCgagcaaagaagaagctctctctctcctacATTTTCTCCTGTCATTTGCCCCATTCCCTGGACCGAGTCAGGGAGCGGATGGCGTCATGTTCACCGCCTACAGTGCTTCCGTCCATAAGTATACACCGGCTGCGGTGGACAGCTTAGCCAAGCTGTTGGCGCGCGATGAGCCCAATAGGACGTTTTTCAAGGCAATCTTCTCCGGGGACGGGAGTGGCATTCAACACGAACTGCTTACCCGTGCCTTTGGCCTCGCTATCTGCCCCGTTCCCGACCAGCCTCGGAAGCCGTTAGCCATAGCAGATGCTCGCAAAGTTTTCCTCATGCAGGGCTTGTTAGCCGCCGACATCCTTTCCGGGTTTGCAGACGGTAACCTTGCCAAATCATGGCTTGAATCGGTTGATGGATTTgccattcatcttcttcgactttcCTGCCTCTTGAGTACCGAACGTGTTCCCCCCACCAACAATAATCCCCGTCAATCACATGCTGCCAGAGGACAGGCTGAAGCGGAAGCTGCCGCCTATAGTTCCATCATTAACCGAGGGTTGGCTATTCTCAGGAGACTGGCTGAAAAGTCTAAACATGCCGACTCGAACTCGGCGTTGCGGTTCCCGTCTGGGATAAtcccaaagaaagagagctTACTCGGGGCGTTGCTCATGCACAATGTGGATCCTGGCGTCGTGCGGCAATTGATAACGTATGCGCGACTGGCAGAATGA
- a CDS encoding 26S protease regulatory subunit 6B, with product MGDVAVENPANNVTPHTKPAPLDTIPNIDSIEGTGTDGGDEYATLKKLQRHLEYIQLQEEYIKDEQRSLKRELVRAQEEIKRIQSVPLVIGQFMEAIDQNTGIVQSSTGSNYVVRILSTLDREKLKPSSSVALHRHSNALVDILPPEADSSIAMLGENEKPDVTYADVGGLDMQKQEIREAVELPLTHFDLYRQIGIDPPRGVLLYGPPGTGKTMLVKAVANSTTASFIRVNGSEFVQKYLGEGPRMVRDVFRMARENAPAIIFIDEIDAIATKRFDAQTGADREVQRILLELLNQMDGFEQSSNVKVIMATNRADTLDPALLRPGRLDRKIEFPSLRDRRERRLIFTTIASKMSLSPEVDLDSLIVRNEPLSGAVIAAIMQEAGLRAVRKNRYNIIQSDLEDAYAAQVKTGQEADRLEFYR from the exons ATGGGAGACGTCGCCGTGGAGAATCCGGCGAACAACGTCACGCCTCATACCAAGCCGGCACCATTGGATACCATCCCCAACATAGACTCAATCGAAGGCACAGGGACTGATGGAGGCGACGAATATGCTACTTTGAAGAAACTCCAGAGACATTTAGA ATACATCCAGCTCCAGGAGGAGTACATCAAGGATGAGCAAAG GAGCCTGAAAAGAGAACTTGTTCGTGCACAGGAAGAAATTAAGCGGATACAAAGTGTTCCCTTGGTTATAGGCCAGTTCATGGAGGCGATTGACCAGAA TACCGGAATCGTGCAATCGTCAACCGGCTCGAATTATGTCGTCCGGATTCTATCCACGCTCGACCGCGAGAAGCTCAAACCATCGTCCTCGGTCGCTCTCCATCGCCACTCCAACGCCCTTGTCGATATCCTACCTCCAGAGGCCGACTCCTCCATCGCTATGTTAGGCGAAAATGAGAAACCAGACGTCACGTATGCCGATGTTGGTGGACTTGATATGCAGAAGCAGGAAATCCGCGAGGCAGTGGAATTGCCATTGACGCACTTCGACCTGTACAGGCAAATCG GTATCGATCCTCCTCGTGGTGTCCTGCTATACGGCCCTCCCGGAACAGGTAAGACTATGCTGGTCAAGGCGGTGGCGAATAGCACAACTGCCAGCTTCATCCGAGTAAACGGCTCCGAGTTTGTCCAGAAGTACTTGGGTGAAGGTCCTCGCATGGTCCGTGATGTGTTCAGGATGGCCCGGGAGAATGCCCCCGCTATTATCTTCATCGACGAAATCGACGCCATTGCCACAAAGCGTTTCGACGCCCAAACTGGTGCCGATCGTGAGGTTCAACGTATTCTTCTGGAACTCCTCAACCAGATGGATGGTTTTGAGCAATCGAGCAATGTTAAGGTCATTATGGCTACTAACCGGGCCGATACTTTGGATCCTGCTCTGCTGCGTCCAGGTCGTCTGGACCGAAAGATCGAGTTCCCCTCTCTTCGTGATCGGCGAGAGCGTCGGTTGATTTTCACCACCATCGCATCTAAGATGTCCTTGTCCCCTGAGGTCGACCTTGACTCGCTGATTGTGCGTAATGAACCCTTGTCTGGTGCTGTCATTGCCGCCATCATGCAGGAGGCTGGTCTACGAGCCGTGCGGAAGAACCGGTACAACATTATCCAATCTGACCTTGAGGATGCTTACGCTGCCCAAGTGAAGACTGGACAAGAAGCGGACAG GCTTGAGTTCTACCGGTAA